From one Ferrovibrio sp. MS7 genomic stretch:
- the sfsA gene encoding DNA/RNA nuclease SfsA: MLFPHPLQPATLIRRYKRFLADMRLPDGTEVVAHCPNPGAMLGLAEPGMRVWLKPGQGKLAWGWVLSEIPGSGALVGIDTTLPNRLVAEALQQGRIRELAGYTDIRPEVPYGRNSRIDFLLNGQGLKPAYLEIKNVHLSRRPPLAEFPDCVTARGAKHLGELADQVRQGNRALMLYLVQRPDCSHFRLAPDLDPGYAAAYREARKTGVEALCYDCSVTEAGIALARALPIETEGETEG; this comes from the coding sequence ATGCTGTTTCCCCATCCCCTGCAGCCGGCCACCCTGATCCGGCGCTACAAACGCTTCCTGGCCGACATGCGGCTGCCCGATGGCACCGAAGTGGTGGCGCATTGCCCCAATCCGGGTGCCATGCTGGGCCTGGCCGAGCCGGGCATGCGGGTGTGGCTGAAGCCCGGCCAGGGCAAGCTGGCCTGGGGCTGGGTGCTGAGCGAAATCCCTGGCAGCGGTGCCCTCGTCGGGATAGACACCACGCTGCCCAACCGCCTGGTGGCCGAGGCACTGCAGCAGGGCCGCATCCGCGAGCTGGCCGGCTATACCGATATCCGCCCGGAAGTGCCCTATGGCCGCAACAGCCGGATCGACTTTCTGCTCAACGGCCAGGGCCTGAAGCCGGCTTACCTGGAAATCAAGAATGTGCATCTGAGCCGCCGCCCGCCGCTGGCCGAGTTCCCGGATTGCGTCACCGCGCGGGGCGCCAAGCATCTTGGGGAATTGGCCGACCAGGTGCGCCAGGGCAACCGGGCGCTGATGCTTTACCTGGTGCAACGCCCGGATTGCAGCCACTTCCGCCTCGCCCCGGACCTCGACCCCGGCTATGCCGCCGCCTACCGCGAGGCTAGGAAAACCGGGGTTGAAGCGCTATGTTACGATTGCAGCGTGACGGAGGCAGGCATTGCCCTTGCCCGCGCCCTGCCGATCGAAACTGAAGGCGAAACCGAAGGATAG
- a CDS encoding DUF1289 domain-containing protein → MAAWDDTDAHPPSPCTKVCRIDVSTGFCLGCWRTGEEIGAWPALTAQEKSDLLRRLSARRWS, encoded by the coding sequence ATGGCCGCCTGGGACGACACCGACGCGCATCCGCCCTCGCCCTGCACCAAAGTGTGCCGGATCGATGTCAGCACGGGCTTCTGCCTGGGCTGCTGGCGCACCGGCGAGGAGATCGGCGCCTGGCCCGCCCTGACCGCCCAGGAGAAAAGCGACCTGCTCCGCCGCCTCTCGGCCCGGCGCTGGAGCTAG
- a CDS encoding Rap1a/Tai family immunity protein: MRLPKALMFAALLAAGAAQISLSMLPASSAWAQMSSALQPPPPFLGKDLLALCQAPDASPQRNGCLRYLQAAVAMYEALVGEGKEISWFCAPREAPAATLRQQFVEYGAENADDMAQDAIKAVRMALSDAFPCQE; the protein is encoded by the coding sequence ATGCGTCTGCCCAAAGCCCTGATGTTCGCGGCCCTGCTGGCCGCCGGCGCCGCCCAGATATCCCTGTCCATGCTGCCCGCTTCATCCGCCTGGGCGCAGATGTCCAGCGCGCTGCAGCCGCCGCCCCCGTTCCTCGGCAAGGACCTGTTGGCGCTCTGCCAGGCACCCGATGCCAGCCCGCAGCGCAACGGCTGCCTGCGCTACCTGCAAGCGGCGGTGGCGATGTATGAGGCGTTGGTCGGCGAGGGCAAGGAGATTTCCTGGTTCTGCGCCCCGCGCGAAGCCCCGGCCGCGACGTTGCGCCAGCAATTCGTCGAATACGGCGCCGAAAATGCCGACGACATGGCGCAGGATGCGATCAAGGCGGTGCGCATGGCATTGTCAGATGCCTTTCCCTGCCAAGAATGA
- a CDS encoding GldG family protein, giving the protein MNARSKTLLTGTGLVAAFALFFAVNVASNQGLRDARLDLTQARLYTLSDGTRNVLKGLQEPITLRFFFSDKLATQAPQIKQYGQRVRELLERYAALSGGKLRLEVIDPEPFSEAEDRAVAAGIQAVSLGQSGQNFYFGLVATNSVDQQESIPFFQADKEQFLEYDLTKLIYGLNNPKKPSIAIIGSLPLEYGPGGIMAAMRGQAQPYLVLGQVKQFFDAKVLEAPKPEDITDKFDTIVLAHPKDLSDEAQYAIDQFVLKGGRLIAFVDPYSETMAAMPNPMTGQPMPGGDSGSLLPKLFQSWGVDIEPKFVADLSLAQRVQTGRQGAGAIADYIPWLALTEAQMSHDDIITAQITSINVASAGAIKKREGGTTTITPLMQSSKNAMLMDVADLRGDPNPQALAEKFKATGETYTLAARITGPAKTAFPDGPPAPKADDKKDGEKKEAAAPTPQVKESAKPINVVLVADADLLDDRFWVRTQQMFGQSLYVPIAANADFLVNAIDNLSGSGDLIGLRSRGKSQRPFLVIEELRRSADQQYQARERALQKKLDETEKQIAELQSKAGTGGSGANALVSAEQQAAIEGLRAEILTTRKELRNVQRELNRDIEKLQLGVKFINIGLVPLLAALVAIGLGIAWRRRRFVRSVEG; this is encoded by the coding sequence ATGAACGCGCGCAGCAAGACTCTCCTCACCGGCACCGGCCTTGTCGCGGCTTTTGCCCTGTTCTTCGCCGTCAACGTCGCCTCCAACCAGGGCCTGCGCGATGCGCGGCTGGATCTGACCCAGGCGCGGCTCTACACGCTCTCGGACGGCACCCGCAATGTGCTGAAAGGGCTGCAGGAGCCGATCACGCTCCGCTTCTTCTTCTCCGACAAGCTCGCCACCCAGGCGCCGCAGATCAAGCAGTATGGCCAGCGCGTGCGCGAATTGCTGGAACGCTACGCGGCGCTCTCTGGCGGCAAGCTGCGGCTCGAAGTGATCGATCCGGAGCCGTTCTCGGAAGCCGAGGATCGCGCAGTTGCCGCCGGCATTCAGGCGGTGTCGCTCGGCCAGTCCGGGCAGAATTTCTATTTCGGCCTGGTTGCCACCAATAGCGTCGACCAGCAGGAATCGATCCCGTTCTTCCAGGCCGACAAGGAACAGTTCCTGGAATATGACCTGACCAAGCTGATCTACGGCCTGAACAACCCGAAAAAGCCGTCGATTGCCATCATCGGCTCGCTGCCGCTGGAATACGGCCCGGGCGGCATCATGGCGGCGATGCGCGGCCAGGCGCAGCCCTACCTGGTGCTGGGCCAGGTGAAGCAGTTCTTCGATGCCAAGGTGCTGGAAGCGCCGAAGCCGGAAGACATCACCGACAAGTTTGACACCATCGTGCTGGCGCATCCGAAGGACCTTTCGGATGAAGCGCAGTATGCCATCGACCAGTTCGTGCTGAAGGGCGGCCGCCTGATCGCCTTCGTCGATCCCTATTCGGAAACCATGGCGGCGATGCCGAACCCGATGACCGGCCAGCCGATGCCGGGTGGCGACAGCGGCTCGCTGCTGCCCAAGCTGTTCCAGTCCTGGGGCGTCGATATCGAGCCGAAATTCGTCGCTGACCTGAGCCTGGCGCAGCGCGTGCAGACCGGTCGCCAGGGTGCCGGCGCGATTGCCGATTACATTCCGTGGCTGGCGCTGACTGAGGCGCAGATGAGCCATGACGACATCATCACCGCGCAGATCACCTCGATCAACGTCGCTTCCGCTGGCGCGATCAAGAAGCGCGAGGGTGGCACCACCACGATCACGCCGCTGATGCAGTCGTCGAAGAATGCCATGCTGATGGATGTGGCCGACCTGCGCGGCGATCCTAACCCGCAGGCCCTGGCCGAGAAGTTCAAGGCCACCGGCGAGACCTACACGCTGGCCGCCCGCATCACCGGCCCGGCCAAGACCGCCTTCCCCGATGGCCCGCCAGCCCCGAAGGCGGATGACAAGAAGGATGGCGAGAAGAAGGAAGCTGCCGCTCCCACCCCGCAGGTGAAGGAAAGCGCCAAGCCGATCAATGTCGTGCTGGTGGCCGATGCCGACCTGTTGGATGACCGCTTCTGGGTGCGCACGCAGCAGATGTTCGGCCAGTCGCTCTATGTGCCGATTGCCGCCAATGCCGACTTCCTGGTCAATGCCATCGACAACCTGTCGGGTTCTGGCGACCTGATCGGGCTGCGCAGCCGCGGCAAGTCGCAGCGCCCGTTCCTGGTGATCGAGGAACTGCGCCGTTCCGCCGACCAGCAGTACCAGGCACGCGAGCGCGCGCTACAGAAGAAGCTGGACGAGACCGAGAAGCAGATCGCCGAGTTGCAGAGCAAGGCCGGCACTGGTGGCAGCGGCGCCAATGCCCTGGTCAGCGCCGAACAGCAGGCCGCCATCGAGGGGCTGCGGGCCGAGATCCTGACCACGCGCAAGGAGCTGCGTAACGTGCAGCGCGAGCTGAACCGCGATATCGAGAAGCTGCAGCTTGGCGTGAAGTTCATCAATATCGGCTTGGTGCCGCTGCTTGCCGCCCTGGTGGCGATCGGACTTGGCATCGCCTGGCGGCGCCGCCGGTTCGTGCGAAGTGTGGAAGGATGA
- the map gene encoding type I methionyl aminopeptidase, with protein MDEDDLEALRPGAIRLHRAEDFEGMRRAGRLAAETLDFITPYVEPGVTTGHLDQLCHDFILKHGAVPAPLGYRGYPKSICTSVNHVVCHGIPGDKRLENGDVLNIDVTVILDGWHGDTSRMFMVGDVGVKGRRLTEVTYEAMMRGIEVVKPGATTGDIGYAIQRFVEKERFSVVRDFCGHGLGRIFHEPPNILHYGEPGAGVPLRAGMFFTIEPMVNAGKWQVKLLSDGWTAVTKDRSLSAQFEHSIGVTETGHEIFTLSPKGWHKPPYA; from the coding sequence CTGGATGAGGACGATCTCGAGGCGCTGCGCCCGGGCGCCATCCGTCTGCATCGGGCGGAGGATTTCGAAGGCATGCGGCGCGCCGGCCGTCTGGCCGCCGAAACACTCGATTTCATCACCCCGTATGTCGAACCCGGCGTGACCACCGGCCATCTCGACCAGCTCTGCCACGATTTTATCCTCAAGCATGGCGCCGTGCCGGCGCCGCTGGGCTATCGCGGCTATCCGAAGTCGATCTGCACCTCGGTGAACCACGTTGTTTGTCATGGCATCCCGGGCGACAAGCGGCTGGAAAACGGCGATGTGCTCAATATCGACGTCACCGTGATCCTGGATGGCTGGCACGGCGATACCAGTCGCATGTTCATGGTCGGCGATGTCGGCGTGAAGGGCCGCCGCCTGACCGAAGTGACCTACGAAGCCATGATGCGCGGCATCGAGGTGGTGAAGCCCGGCGCCACCACCGGCGATATCGGCTATGCCATCCAGCGCTTCGTCGAGAAGGAACGCTTCTCCGTGGTGCGCGATTTCTGCGGCCATGGCTTAGGGCGGATTTTCCACGAACCGCCGAACATCCTGCATTACGGCGAGCCTGGCGCCGGCGTGCCGCTGCGGGCTGGCATGTTCTTCACCATCGAGCCGATGGTGAATGCCGGCAAGTGGCAGGTGAAGCTGCTGTCCGACGGCTGGACGGCAGTGACCAAGGACCGTTCGCTGTCGGCGCAGTTCGAGCATTCGATCGGCGTTACCGAAACCGGCCATGAGATCTTTACGCTCTCGCCCAAGGGCTGGCACAAGCCGCCCTATGCCTGA
- a CDS encoding ABC transporter permease — protein sequence MPGFLLKRALTLLATLLATSVIVFLVLEILPGDPALLLLGTDATDEQLAALRSQFGLDRPAHIRYLAWIGALVQGDFGISYAYKTPVWPLIAERLWLTYPLALNAMTLTVLLALSLGLFAAQRHNRLGDVLIMSLSQIGISIPSFWFGILLILLFAVHLGWFAAGGFPGWADAAAGFKALVLPSLSLAVVQAAILARITRSSVLEVLREDFVRTARAKGLSSGAVLRRHVLRNALIPVITVIGLQFGGLLAGAIVVEQVFSLPGLGRLVFQAIANRDIEVVKAAVILLAFTVVMVNFVVDMLYAVIDPRLQARDV from the coding sequence TTGCCGGGTTTCCTGCTCAAGCGTGCGCTGACCCTGCTGGCTACCCTGCTGGCCACGTCGGTGATCGTGTTCCTGGTGCTGGAAATCCTGCCCGGCGATCCCGCCCTGCTGCTGCTCGGCACCGATGCCACCGACGAGCAGCTTGCCGCTTTGCGCAGCCAGTTCGGCCTCGACCGCCCGGCGCATATCCGCTACCTGGCCTGGATCGGCGCCCTGGTGCAGGGCGATTTCGGCATCTCCTATGCCTACAAGACTCCCGTCTGGCCGCTGATCGCTGAACGCCTGTGGCTGACCTATCCGCTGGCGCTGAATGCCATGACGCTGACGGTGCTGCTGGCCTTGAGCCTCGGCCTGTTCGCAGCGCAGCGGCATAACAGGCTCGGCGATGTGCTGATCATGTCTTTAAGCCAGATCGGCATCTCGATTCCCAGTTTCTGGTTCGGCATCCTGCTGATCCTGCTGTTCGCGGTGCATCTCGGCTGGTTCGCCGCTGGCGGCTTTCCCGGCTGGGCCGACGCGGCCGCCGGCTTCAAGGCCCTGGTGCTGCCCAGTCTTTCGCTCGCCGTGGTGCAGGCGGCGATCCTGGCACGCATCACGCGCTCCAGCGTGCTGGAAGTGCTGCGCGAGGATTTCGTGCGCACGGCGCGGGCCAAGGGGCTCTCCAGCGGCGCCGTGCTGCGCCGCCATGTGCTGCGCAACGCGCTGATCCCGGTGATCACGGTGATCGGCCTGCAATTCGGCGGCCTGCTTGCCGGCGCCATCGTAGTGGAGCAGGTCTTCTCGCTGCCGGGCCTCGGCCGGCTGGTATTCCAGGCCATCGCCAACCGCGATATCGAAGTGGTGAAGGCCGCCGTGATCCTGCTCGCCTTCACCGTGGTGATGGTGAATTTCGTCGTCGACATGCTCTATGCCGTGATCGACCCGCGGCTGCAGGCGCGCGATGTCTGA
- a CDS encoding competence/damage-inducible protein A, which translates to MTDSPANPPKIVTAAMLVIGNEILSGRTRDANMHFLAGKLTELGIRLAEARVVPDVPERIIRAVNELRATYDYVFTSGGIGPTHDDITADCIAQAFGVGIDIHPEARRRLEAHYEAGMLNAARLRMARIPDTASLIDNPVSAAPGFRIDNVLVMAGVPSIFQAMVASVAADLVGGDKLLSRTVIALIPEGAIAEQLGALQQEFPDVDMGSYPAFRGGKASCAIVMRSTDKARLDAAAEKMHGIFRAMGGEPFENEIV; encoded by the coding sequence ATGACGGATAGCCCAGCCAACCCGCCCAAGATCGTCACCGCCGCCATGCTGGTGATCGGCAACGAAATCCTTTCCGGGCGTACCCGCGACGCCAACATGCACTTCCTTGCCGGCAAGCTCACCGAACTGGGCATCCGGCTGGCCGAAGCGCGCGTGGTGCCGGATGTGCCGGAGCGCATCATCCGCGCGGTGAACGAGCTGCGCGCCACCTATGACTATGTCTTCACCTCGGGCGGCATCGGCCCGACCCATGACGACATTACCGCCGACTGCATCGCCCAGGCTTTCGGTGTCGGCATCGACATCCACCCGGAAGCGCGCCGCCGGCTGGAGGCGCATTATGAAGCCGGCATGCTGAATGCCGCCCGCCTGCGCATGGCCCGCATTCCCGATACCGCCAGCCTGATCGACAACCCGGTGAGCGCCGCGCCCGGCTTCCGCATCGACAATGTGCTGGTGATGGCCGGCGTACCCTCGATCTTCCAGGCCATGGTGGCTTCGGTTGCCGCCGATCTGGTGGGGGGCGACAAGCTGCTGTCGCGCACTGTGATCGCCCTGATCCCGGAAGGCGCCATCGCGGAGCAGCTCGGCGCGTTGCAGCAGGAATTTCCGGATGTGGATATGGGGTCCTATCCGGCTTTCCGGGGCGGCAAGGCATCCTGTGCCATCGTGATGCGCTCCACCGACAAGGCGCGACTCGATGCTGCCGCCGAAAAGATGCACGGCATTTTCCGCGCCATGGGCGGGGAGCCGTTCGAGAACGAGATCGTTTGA
- a CDS encoding ABC transporter ATP-binding protein — translation MIEIRDLVKKFGPFTAVDGISLTVGKGEVLGFLGPNGAGKSTTMKMLTGFLTPTSGSIKVCGHDVAEDPLAAKRLLGYLPEGAPAYSDMTARGFLDFIADVRRLSGSERQWRLDKVVDQVNIKEVLDQPIDTLSKGFKRRVGLAQAILHDPPVLVLDEPTDGLDPNQKHEVRGLIQGMAAEKAIIISTHILEEVEAVCRRAIIIARGRIVAEGKPEGEGWRIGDILAQPGRLDAAFRQLTQSRQAA, via the coding sequence ATGATCGAAATTCGCGATTTGGTGAAGAAATTCGGCCCCTTCACCGCTGTGGATGGCATCAGCCTCACGGTTGGCAAGGGCGAAGTGCTTGGCTTCCTCGGGCCCAATGGCGCCGGCAAGTCCACCACCATGAAAATGCTCACCGGGTTCCTCACACCCACCTCGGGCAGCATCAAGGTCTGCGGCCATGACGTGGCCGAGGACCCGCTGGCGGCCAAGCGGCTGCTCGGCTACCTGCCCGAAGGTGCCCCGGCCTATAGCGACATGACGGCGCGCGGCTTCCTCGATTTCATCGCCGATGTGCGCCGCCTCTCCGGCTCGGAGCGCCAGTGGCGGCTCGACAAGGTGGTGGACCAGGTCAACATCAAGGAAGTGCTGGACCAGCCGATCGACACGCTGTCGAAGGGCTTCAAGCGCCGCGTCGGCCTGGCCCAGGCGATCCTGCATGATCCGCCGGTGCTGGTGCTGGACGAGCCGACCGATGGCCTCGACCCGAACCAGAAGCATGAAGTGCGCGGCCTGATTCAGGGCATGGCGGCGGAGAAGGCGATCATCATTTCCACCCATATCCTGGAGGAAGTGGAGGCGGTGTGCCGCCGCGCCATCATCATCGCGCGTGGCCGCATCGTCGCGGAAGGCAAGCCGGAAGGCGAGGGCTGGCGCATCGGCGACATCCTGGCCCAGCCGGGCCGGCTTGATGCCGCCTTCCGCCAGCTCACCCAGTCGCGCCAGGCCGCTTGA
- a CDS encoding ABC transporter ATP-binding protein: protein MTALLHIEGVHRVYRLPGGGLFAKPRLVPAVNGVDLTLQAGISLGLVGESGCGKSTLARLAMALERPDQGRVIFQGQDLNALDAAALRAARRDFQMVFQDPYGSLDPRQRVGRIVAEPLDALLNVDKSERVSRVAEALGAVGLRPADAEKYPHEFSGGQRQRIAIARALITRPKLIVADEPVSALDVSVQASVLNLMAELQQRFDVTYLFISHNLAVVDHLCAQVAVMYLGRIVEQGETRAIFSQPAHPYTRALLAALPQPVPPLPGTRRKRQLLQGHAAIRPADQPGCALAERCAFVQERCRTETPALRPLDGRLVACHRAEEI from the coding sequence ATGACGGCATTGCTGCACATCGAGGGCGTGCATCGCGTCTACCGCCTGCCCGGCGGCGGCCTGTTCGCCAAGCCGCGCCTGGTGCCGGCGGTGAACGGCGTCGACCTGACGTTACAGGCGGGGATCAGCCTTGGATTGGTCGGCGAGAGCGGCTGCGGCAAGTCCACGCTGGCGCGGCTGGCGATGGCACTGGAACGACCGGACCAGGGCCGCGTCATCTTCCAGGGCCAGGACCTCAATGCCTTGGACGCGGCAGCCCTGCGGGCGGCGCGGCGCGATTTCCAGATGGTGTTCCAGGACCCTTATGGTTCGCTCGATCCGCGCCAGCGGGTCGGCCGCATCGTTGCCGAACCACTGGATGCCCTGCTGAACGTAGATAAGTCGGAGCGTGTAAGCCGTGTGGCAGAGGCCCTGGGCGCCGTCGGCCTGCGGCCCGCCGATGCGGAGAAATACCCGCATGAATTCTCCGGCGGCCAGCGCCAGCGCATCGCCATCGCCCGGGCGCTGATCACGCGACCGAAGCTGATCGTCGCCGACGAGCCGGTAAGCGCGCTGGATGTCTCGGTGCAGGCCAGCGTGCTGAACCTGATGGCGGAATTGCAGCAGCGTTTCGATGTCACCTACCTTTTCATCAGCCATAACCTGGCGGTGGTGGACCATCTCTGCGCTCAAGTCGCGGTGATGTATCTGGGCCGCATCGTCGAACAGGGCGAGACCCGCGCCATCTTCAGCCAGCCAGCGCATCCCTATACCCGTGCCTTGCTGGCCGCCCTGCCGCAGCCGGTGCCGCCATTGCCCGGCACGCGGCGCAAGCGGCAATTGCTGCAAGGCCATGCCGCAATACGCCCGGCGGATCAGCCCGGCTGTGCGCTGGCCGAACGCTGTGCCTTCGTGCAGGAACGCTGCCGCACCGAGACACCCGCCCTGCGCCCGCTGGATGGGCGCCTGGTGGCTTGCCACAGAGCAGAAGAGATATAA
- a CDS encoding ABC transporter ATP-binding protein, translating to MALLEVENLRVELATARGPAAAVRGLDFSLERGETLGIVGESGCGKSMTALALMGLLPDGAKLSGRIAFQGRDLVGLPEAELCKLRGNRISMIFQEPMTSLNPLQRIGEQIAEPLLLHEGLTRAAAQERVLGLLDRVGLPNPRQRIDAYPHQLSGGQRQRVMIAMALACNPDILVADEPTTALDVTIQGQILDLIDELVAERGMALILISHDLGVIAESVRRVLVMYAGIAAEQGPVHEVFAAMAHPYARGLFAAMPRLGRGAGLLPTIPGIVPDLHELGAGCPFAPRCALADQTCRAQMPPPVPIGPGHVAACWHPGEAAP from the coding sequence ATGGCGCTGCTGGAGGTCGAAAACCTGCGCGTCGAACTAGCCACCGCACGCGGCCCGGCAGCGGCGGTGCGCGGCCTGGATTTCAGCCTGGAACGCGGCGAGACGCTGGGTATCGTCGGCGAAAGCGGTTGCGGCAAGTCGATGACCGCGCTGGCGCTGATGGGCCTGCTGCCCGATGGCGCGAAACTCTCGGGCCGCATCGCCTTCCAGGGCCGCGATCTGGTCGGCCTGCCGGAGGCCGAGCTGTGCAAGCTGCGCGGCAACCGCATCAGCATGATCTTCCAGGAACCGATGACCTCGCTGAACCCCTTGCAGCGCATCGGCGAGCAGATCGCCGAGCCTTTGCTGCTGCATGAAGGACTGACGCGGGCGGCGGCGCAGGAACGCGTGCTGGGCCTGCTCGACCGCGTCGGCCTGCCCAATCCGCGCCAGCGCATCGACGCCTACCCGCACCAGCTTTCGGGCGGCCAGCGCCAACGCGTGATGATCGCCATGGCCCTGGCCTGCAACCCGGACATCCTGGTGGCGGACGAGCCGACCACGGCGCTGGACGTGACCATCCAGGGCCAGATCCTAGACCTGATCGACGAACTGGTGGCCGAACGCGGCATGGCGCTGATCCTGATCAGCCACGATCTCGGCGTGATCGCCGAGAGCGTGCGCCGGGTGCTGGTGATGTATGCCGGCATCGCCGCCGAGCAGGGCCCGGTGCATGAGGTATTCGCCGCCATGGCGCATCCCTATGCGCGCGGCCTGTTCGCCGCCATGCCACGTCTGGGCCGGGGCGCTGGTCTGTTGCCGACCATTCCCGGCATCGTGCCGGATCTGCATGAACTGGGCGCAGGCTGTCCCTTCGCGCCGCGCTGCGCGCTTGCCGACCAGACCTGCCGCGCACAGATGCCGCCGCCAGTGCCGATCGGGCCGGGCCATGTTGCGGCCTGCTGGCATCCCGGCGAGGCCGCGCCATGA
- a CDS encoding ABC transporter permease produces MSDFLKRALKHRSFLCGGVLTLLMLGMAAISLIWTPYSPTAINIRRRLAPPSADYWLGTDPYGRDVFSMILVGAQNSIIVGVVAVGIGMSIGTALGLWASARRGWLEELIMRFADFTFAFPAILSAIMFAAVLGPNSLNSIIAIAIFNIPIFARVARGSANAIWARDFILAARAAGKGAFRITIEHVLPNILAVLVVQATIQFALAILAEAALSYLGLGTQPPTPSWGRMLNEAQAMIFRSPFLVVFPGLAIMLSVLGLNLLGDGLRDLTDPRLSRQR; encoded by the coding sequence ATGTCTGATTTCCTCAAGCGCGCGCTGAAGCATCGCAGCTTCCTCTGCGGCGGCGTGCTGACCCTGCTGATGCTCGGCATGGCGGCGATCTCCCTGATCTGGACGCCCTACAGCCCGACGGCAATCAATATCCGCCGCCGCCTAGCGCCGCCTTCCGCCGATTACTGGCTCGGCACCGATCCCTATGGCCGCGACGTGTTTTCCATGATCCTGGTCGGCGCGCAGAATTCCATCATCGTCGGCGTCGTCGCGGTCGGCATCGGCATGAGCATCGGCACGGCGCTCGGCCTCTGGGCCTCGGCGCGGCGCGGCTGGCTGGAAGAGTTGATCATGCGTTTCGCCGATTTCACCTTCGCCTTCCCGGCCATCCTCTCGGCGATCATGTTTGCCGCCGTGCTGGGGCCGAATTCACTGAATTCGATCATCGCCATTGCGATTTTCAACATTCCGATCTTCGCCCGCGTGGCGCGCGGCTCGGCCAATGCGATCTGGGCGCGCGATTTCATCCTCGCCGCCCGCGCCGCCGGCAAAGGCGCGTTCCGCATCACCATCGAGCATGTGCTGCCCAATATCCTGGCGGTGCTGGTGGTGCAGGCAACGATCCAGTTCGCGCTGGCGATCCTGGCGGAAGCGGCATTGTCCTATCTCGGCCTCGGCACCCAGCCGCCGACGCCCTCCTGGGGCCGCATGCTGAACGAAGCCCAGGCGATGATCTTCCGCAGCCCGTTCCTGGTGGTATTCCCCGGCCTCGCCATCATGCTGAGCGTCCTCGGCCTCAACCTGCTGGGCGACGGCCTGCGCGATCTCACCGATCCGCGCCTGTCGCGGCAACGCTAG
- a CDS encoding ABC transporter permease subunit: MTGLSAVFRRELGGYFSTPVAYVFIVVFLFTTGIFTFYLGQFFERGQADLKAFFLFHPWLYLFFLPAIGMRLWAEERKSGTIELLLTLPIPLGQAVLAKFLAAWAFAGITLALTFPFWITVAWLGQPDHGVILAGYLGSLLMAGGYLAISCCLSALTRNQVIAFVLSVLVCFIFTVSGAPMVLNFFSGWAPTILVDTIASFSFLGHFNAIIEGVIDLRDLIYFITLIAAWLYATAVVVDMKKAG, from the coding sequence ATGACCGGATTGTCCGCCGTGTTCCGCCGCGAGCTTGGAGGCTACTTCTCCACGCCCGTCGCCTATGTCTTCATCGTGGTGTTCCTGTTCACCACCGGCATCTTCACCTTCTATCTCGGCCAGTTCTTCGAGCGCGGCCAGGCCGACCTGAAGGCCTTCTTCCTGTTCCATCCCTGGCTCTACTTGTTCTTCCTGCCGGCCATCGGCATGCGGCTATGGGCCGAAGAGCGCAAGAGCGGTACCATTGAGCTACTGCTCACGCTGCCGATCCCGCTGGGCCAGGCCGTGCTGGCCAAGTTCCTCGCCGCCTGGGCCTTCGCCGGCATCACGCTGGCGCTCACCTTCCCGTTCTGGATCACGGTGGCCTGGCTTGGCCAGCCGGATCATGGCGTCATCCTCGCCGGCTATCTCGGCAGCCTCTTGATGGCCGGTGGTTATCTCGCGATCAGCTGCTGCCTCTCGGCGCTGACCCGCAATCAGGTGATCGCCTTCGTGCTGAGCGTGCTGGTCTGCTTCATCTTCACCGTGTCCGGCGCGCCGATGGTGCTGAACTTCTTCTCCGGCTGGGCGCCGACCATTCTGGTCGACACCATCGCGTCGTTCAGCTTCCTCGGGCATTTCAATGCCATCATCGAAGGCGTGATCGACCTGCGCGATCTGATCTATTTCATTACCCTGATCGCCGCCTGGCTCTATGCCACGGCGGTGGTGGTCGATATGAAGAAGGCGGGCTGA